A DNA window from Siniperca chuatsi isolate FFG_IHB_CAS linkage group LG6, ASM2008510v1, whole genome shotgun sequence contains the following coding sequences:
- the ivns1abpa gene encoding influenza virus NS1A-binding protein homolog A — translation MIPNGYLIFEDESFLDSTVAKMNALRKSGQFCDVRLQVCGHELMAHRAVLACCSPYLFEIFNSDNEPHGVSHVTFEDLDPEAVEILLNYAYTAQLKADKELVKEVYSAAKRFKMERVKQICGDYLLSKMDSQNAISFRNFASSMGDARVLAKVDVFIQDHLLEVSEQEDFLKLPRLKLEVMLEDNLTLPSNGKLYSKVLNWVQRSLWENGDQLERLMEEVQTLYYSPDHKLVDGGLVIEGHSEVFGGEEDHLQFVQKKPVRESTQRQMSCSSSGSLSPSNQAANAPKQTARREWKYIASEKTTNNTYLCLAVLDSVLCVIFLHGRSSPQTSPSATPCLMKSLSFEAQPEELEEQPLSPMHYARSGLGTAALNARLIAAGGYNREECLRTVECYDPKEDRWTFIAPMRTPRARFQMAVLMGQLYVIGGSNGHSDELSCGERYDPHADEWAQVPELRTNRCNAGVCSLNNKLYVVGGSDPCGQKGLKNCDAFDPVTKTWFNCASLNIRRHQAAVSELDGFMYVIGGAESWNCLNTVERYNPENNTWTLIAPMNVARRGAGVAVHAGKLFVVGGFDGSHALRCVEMYDPARNEWRMLGSMTSSRSNAGVAMLGETIYAVGGFDGNEFLNTMEVYNPETDEWNDCTKTLSPLSD, via the exons ATGATTCCAAACGGTTATTTGATCTTTGAGGATGAGAGTTTTCTGGATTCCACCGTGGCCAAAATGAACGCTCTGAGAAAGAGTGGTCAGTTCTGTGATGTTAGACTGCAG GTTTGTGGTCATGAGCTGATGGCTCACCGTGCTGTTCTGGCTTGCTGCAGTCCCTACCTGTTTGAGATCTTTAATAGTGACAATGAGCCTCATGGAGTCTCACATGTCACTTTTGAGGATTTGGACCCAGAGGCTGTAGAGATCTTGCTCAACTATGCCTATACTGCCCA GCTAAAGGCAGACAAGGAACTGGTCAAGGAAGTTTACTCTGCAGCCAAAAGGTTCAAGATGGAGCGAGTCAAACAg ATTTGTGGCGACTACCTGCTGTCTAAAATGGATTCCCAGAATGCAATCTCTTTTCGTAACTTTGCCAGCTCTATGGGAGATGCCAGAGTTTTGGCCAAGGTGGACGTCTTCATCCAGGACCATCTACTGGAAGTGTCTGAACAGGAGGACTTCCTCAAACTTCCCCGCCTCAAG ttaGAAGTAATGCTAGAAGACAACCTGACCCTGCCCAGCAATGGCAAGCTCTATTCGAAGGTGCTCAACTGGGTGCAGCGTAGCCTTTGGGAGAATGGAGACCAACTGGAACGACTTATGGAGGAG gTGCAAACGCTGTACTACTCACCTGACCATAAGCTGGTGGATGGAGGGCTGGTGATTGAGGGGCACAGTGAGGTGTTTGGTGGCGAGGAGGACCACCTTCAGTTTGTGCAG AAGAAACCCGTACGGGAGAGCACCCAAAGACAGAtgagctgcagctcctcagGAAGCCTGTCGCCCTCCAACCAAGCAGCAAATGCCCCGAAACAGACTGCCAGGAGAGAGTGGAAGTACATCGCCTCTGAGAAGACCAcaa ACAACACCTACCTGTGTCTGGCTGTGCTGgacagtgtgttgtgtgtgatcTTCTTGCATGGTCGCAGCAGCCCTCAGACATCTCCCTCTGCCACCCCCTGCCTGATGAAGAGCCTCAGCTTCGAGGCCCAGCCcgaggagctggaggagcaaCCGCTCTCACCCATGCATTATGCTCGCTCTGGCCTGGGCACCGCAGCCCTGAACGCAAGACTCATCGCAGCAG GAGGCTACAACAGAGAAGAGTGTCTGAGGACTGTGGAGTGTTATGACCCCAAAGAGGACCGCTGGACCTTCATCGCTCCCATGCGGACTCCAAGGGCTCGATTCCAGATGGCAGTGCTCATG GGTCAGCTGTACGTGATTGGAGGCTCAAATGGACATTCTGACGAGCTGAGCTGCGGGGAGAGATACGATCCACACGCTGATGAATGGGCTCAAGTGCCAGAGCTGAGGACAAACCGCTGCAATGCAG GTGTCTGTTCGTTGAACAACAAACTCTACGTTGTGGGAGGGTCGGACCCCTGTGGGCAGAAGGGCCTGAAGAACTGTGATGCTTTTGACCCTGTGACCAAAACCTGGTTCAACTGTGCCTCCCTTAACATCA GGAGGCACCAGGCAGCGGTGTCGGAGTTGGATGGCTTTATGTACGTGATTGGAGGGGCGGAGTCCTGGAACTGCCTGAACACTGTGGAACGCTACAACCCTGAGAACAACACCTGGACCCTGATAGCTCCCATGAATGTGGCTCGCAGGGGGGCCGGCGTTGCTGTCCATGCAG GCAAACTGTTTGTTGTTGGCGGCTTCGATGGCTCCCATGCGCTCCGCTGTGTGGAGATGTACGACCCTGCCCGCAATGAGTGGAGGATGCTGGGTAGCATGACATCTTCACGCAGCAATGCAGGAGTGGCCATGCTGGGCGAAACCATCTACGCAGTGGGCGGCTTCGATGGAAACGAGTTCCTCAACACGATGGAGGTGTACAACCCAGAGACGGACGAGTGGAACGACTGCACCAAGACCCTGTCTCCCCTCTCTGACTGA